Below is a window of Comamonadaceae bacterium M7527 DNA.
TTGCACATAGCGCAGCTCGTCTACCTTTTTTTCCAGCTCGGCAATGGGCTGCTCAAAGTCTAGGAAATGTCGTTTGCTCATGGATTTCCCCCTAAAGGAATCAGTTTTGTTTGTGGCTGCCCAGTGGGCCAAGCTTGAGGACCAGTGGCTCTTTAGTAAGTCACAGGCACCGGGTCTAGCGAGCGCCAAATATACCAAGTTGCCACGCTGCTGTAAGGGGACCAGGCCCTTGCCAGGTCTCGCACTTCGCTGCGGCTGACTTTTTCGCCAGAGAAGTAGAGCTTGCTCACACCGTTTAGCAGACCCACGTCGTCCAGGGGCAATACATCGGGGCGCATCAGGTGAAACATTAAAAACATCTCAGCCGTCCAGCGCCCAATGCCACGAATGGCAATCAGCTCGGTGATGATGGCCTCGTCACTCATCTCGCCCCACTGCTTGACGTGCACGCGGCCTTCGTGAAAGTAGGTGGCCAAATCCTTGATGTACTCAACCTTTCGCCCGCTCAGGCCGGCGCCGCGCATGTCGTCAACCGCCAGCTTGAGTACGGCTTGCGGCTTGACAGTCTTCATGAGTGCGGCGAACTTGTCCCACACTGATTGCGCGGCCTTTACAGAGATTTGCTGCCCTACGACGCTGCGCGCCAAGGTTACAAAGGCGTCTCCGCGCGTCTCCAGACTGACATTGGGAAACTGGGGCACCAACCGGCGCATCACGCGGTCTTTTCGCATGATGTGCTCGCACGCCTGCGCCCAGTACTCAGGCTGTGCCAGTGCTGGGGCGCTTGCCAAAGCCTGACTCACGCACGCTCCCACGTGGTGCCTTGCGGGCTGTCTTTCAGCACAATGCCATTGGCCAACAGGTCAGCCCTGATTTTGTCGGCACCAGCAAAGTCTTTCGCAGCTTTGGCCGCAGCGCGCTGGGCAATGAGGGCGTCAATATCCAGCGCTGGGTTGGCTGCTGTCTCGCCACCTTGCAAAAACTCCGTAGGCTCGCTTTGCAGCAAACCCAATACGCCGCCGAGGTCGCGCAACAAGGCCGCCGACTCGGCAGAGCCCGTGCGGTTAACCTCGCCCGCCAGGTCAAACAACACAGCCACGGCGCCTGGCGTTCCAAAGTCGTCGTCCATGGCGGCCTTGAAGGCTTGCGTGTAGTGGTTGGCTGCCCAGTCTATGGCTTGCGCAGGCGTGGCGGCAATGGCCGACAAGTCCACGTTGGCCAACGCCGTGTACAAACGCTTGAGTGCGCCTTTGGCGTCTGCCAAGTGCGCGTCGCTGTAGTTCAGTGGACTGCGGTAGTGGGCTCTGATAATGAAAAAGCGCACCGTCTCGGCATCAAACGATTTGAGCACTTCCCGGATGGTGAAGAAGTTGCCCAAGCTCTTGGACATTTTTTCGTTGTCCACACGCACAAAGCCGTTGTGCATCCACACCTGAGCCATGGTTTTGCCGGTGACGCCCTCGGTTTGAGCAATTTCGTTTTCGTGGTGTGGAAACTGCAAATCAGCGCCGCCGCCGTGAATATCAAACTGCTCGCCCAACAAGGCGCAGCTCATGGCCGAGCACTCAATGTGCCACCCTGGCCTGCCCTGCCCGTAGGAGCTGTCCCACTTTGCATCTGCTGGCTCTTGCGGCTTGGCAGACTTCCACAACACAAAGTCCAGGGGGTCTTGCTTGCCACCAGCCACCGCGACTCGCTCGCCAGCGCGCAGCTCATCTACCGATTTGCCGCTTAATGTGCCGTAGTTGGCAAAACCGCGCACGGCGTAGTTCACGTCGCCGTTGCCAGCTTGGTAAGCCAAGCCTTTGCCTTGCAGGCTTTCAATCATGGTCAACATCTGCGGGATGTAGTCGGTGGCGCGTGGCTCATGCGTGGGCCGCTCAATGCCAAGCGCATCCGCGTCAGCGTGCATTTCGGCAATCATGCGGTTGGTGAGCTGGCTAATGGTTTCACCGTTGTCCAGGGCGCGCTGGATGATTTTGTCGTCAATGTCGGTGATGTTGCGCACATAAGTCACCTCCAAGCCGCTGGCCTTTAGCCAGCGCTGCACCACATCAAACGCCACCATGACGCGGGCGTGGCCCAAATGGCACAGGTCGTACACAGTCATGCCGCACACATACAAGCGCACTTGGCCAGGCGTTAAAGGTGTGAAGGCAACGACGTCGCGCTGCAAGGTGTTGTAGATAGATAGAGTCATAAAGCGGCAAGTGCCAAACGCGAGACAGCCCAGAATTCTAAAGGCCAAGGGCTGGTGAGTGTGCCAGCGCTGGCAACACAAGTGCGAAACACCAGTGCGGACAAGGACTTAGCCCAACAAACAAGGCGCGACTGGCTACAATAGCTCAAGTTTGCAACAGCGCTAGAAAAAAGCGCGCCAGCCTACCCCGACAACTTACCACTGTAGTCAGCCCACTATGACTTTTAGCCATTTGCGCACTGTTTCCGCCCGTTTGTCTGTTATCCAAAGCGCAATCCGTTGCGTTGCGCAATCAAAGCGCCATCTGGCCATGGCAGCCTTGGCAGCAAGCCTTGGCTTTGCAGGCGCCAGCGCTTTAGCGGCTGACAGCTACAACGCCATCAAACAAGCACTGTCCACGGGCGAGCCCGAACGCGCCTTGGCGTTGCTGAAAAAAGCCAAGTCTGAGCACCCCAAAGATGTGCAGCTGATGTTTTTTGAAGGCGTCATCAACGCCCAAATGGGTGACACGCGCGCAGCCATTGCCGTGTTCGAAGGCATGGCTGAGCGATACCCAGAGCTGCCAGAGCCTCATAACAACCTAGGCGTGTTGTACGCCGCCAGGGGCGACCTGGAAAAAGCCAAGTCAGCTTTTGAGCGCGCCATGTTGACCAACCCCTCTTACGCAGCGGCTCATAAAAACATGGCCGATTTGTACGCCGCGATGGCCAAACAAAACTACGGCAAAGCCTTGCAAGTAGACGCCGCCAATACACCCCAATCGCCACAAATGACCCTGCTGGGTAATTTAACGTCTGGGGCCAAAGCCAAAGACGCGGTGCTGGTTGCAACGGCCAAACCCGAGAAAAAGCCAGCGCCCCAAGCTCAGCCCACACCTGATGCCAAGCCCCAGGCCGCACCCCAGGCCACCGCTGAAGCCAAACCCGCTGCACCCGAGCAGCCAAACGCAGACCAACTGGCCAACAACGTTGAAAAAAGCGTCATGGCTTGGGCCAGCGCATGGTCTAAGCGCGATATTGACGGCTA
It encodes the following:
- a CDS encoding DNA-3-methyladenine glycosylase 2 family protein, whose protein sequence is MRKDRVMRRLVPQFPNVSLETRGDAFVTLARSVVGQQISVKAAQSVWDKFAALMKTVKPQAVLKLAVDDMRGAGLSGRKVEYIKDLATYFHEGRVHVKQWGEMSDEAIITELIAIRGIGRWTAEMFLMFHLMRPDVLPLDDVGLLNGVSKLYFSGEKVSRSEVRDLARAWSPYSSVATWYIWRSLDPVPVTY
- the cysS gene encoding cysteine--tRNA ligase — translated: MTLSIYNTLQRDVVAFTPLTPGQVRLYVCGMTVYDLCHLGHARVMVAFDVVQRWLKASGLEVTYVRNITDIDDKIIQRALDNGETISQLTNRMIAEMHADADALGIERPTHEPRATDYIPQMLTMIESLQGKGLAYQAGNGDVNYAVRGFANYGTLSGKSVDELRAGERVAVAGGKQDPLDFVLWKSAKPQEPADAKWDSSYGQGRPGWHIECSAMSCALLGEQFDIHGGGADLQFPHHENEIAQTEGVTGKTMAQVWMHNGFVRVDNEKMSKSLGNFFTIREVLKSFDAETVRFFIIRAHYRSPLNYSDAHLADAKGALKRLYTALANVDLSAIAATPAQAIDWAANHYTQAFKAAMDDDFGTPGAVAVLFDLAGEVNRTGSAESAALLRDLGGVLGLLQSEPTEFLQGGETAANPALDIDALIAQRAAAKAAKDFAGADKIRADLLANGIVLKDSPQGTTWERA
- a CDS encoding tetratricopeptide repeat protein, which encodes MAALAASLGFAGASALAADSYNAIKQALSTGEPERALALLKKAKSEHPKDVQLMFFEGVINAQMGDTRAAIAVFEGMAERYPELPEPHNNLGVLYAARGDLEKAKSAFERAMLTNPSYAAAHKNMADLYAAMAKQNYGKALQVDAANTPQSPQMTLLGNLTSGAKAKDAVLVATAKPEKKPAPQAQPTPDAKPQAAPQATAEAKPAAPEQPNADQLANNVEKSVMAWASAWSKRDIDGYLGPTATTLTQDACLCLSGSNSARTGYCRESASVLTSETSRSLSTAQRPLQTFNKTTRQTLLTAPATSA